One bacterium genomic window carries:
- a CDS encoding SDR family oxidoreductase, which produces MGRFDEKVAIVTGGASGIGAATLRRLASEGAAVVCADIDSARGGKVAREIKEAGGRAQFLSCDVGELAQLEACVAATVREFGGLDIMMNNAVWTSGGPVHAIDPDGWDKSLQIMLTAVFYGCRAALPEMMKRGGGSIVNTASIEAFGGEMYASPYTTAKAGVVNFTKNVAIEYGRLGIRANSICPGVVETPLYEQFEQASPRTREEVEGLHAIGRLIQPEEIASVAAFLCSDDASAVTGHAMVVDGGATAGINLSGLGPLEAD; this is translated from the coding sequence ATGGGACGATTCGACGAGAAGGTGGCGATCGTGACGGGCGGGGCTTCGGGAATCGGCGCTGCGACCCTGCGACGGCTGGCGAGCGAAGGTGCCGCCGTCGTCTGTGCGGATATCGATTCCGCGCGGGGCGGGAAAGTCGCGCGGGAGATCAAGGAGGCCGGAGGTCGCGCGCAATTCTTGTCCTGCGACGTCGGTGAGCTGGCCCAGCTCGAGGCTTGTGTGGCTGCGACGGTTCGCGAATTCGGTGGTCTCGACATCATGATGAACAACGCCGTCTGGACGAGTGGCGGGCCGGTTCATGCCATCGACCCGGACGGCTGGGACAAGAGCCTGCAGATCATGCTCACCGCGGTCTTCTACGGGTGCCGTGCGGCGCTTCCGGAGATGATGAAGCGGGGTGGAGGTTCCATCGTCAATACCGCCTCGATCGAGGCCTTTGGCGGGGAGATGTATGCCTCGCCCTACACGACGGCGAAGGCCGGCGTGGTGAACTTCACGAAGAATGTGGCCATCGAGTACGGCCGGCTTGGCATCCGAGCCAACTCGATCTGCCCGGGAGTGGTGGAGACACCTCTCTACGAACAATTCGAGCAGGCTTCACCCCGAACGCGAGAAGAGGTCGAAGGCCTCCACGCCATCGGACGGTTGATCCAACCCGAGGAGATCGCTTCCGTGGCGGCCTTTCTTTGCAGCGACGACGCCTCGGCGGTCACCGGTCATGCCATGGTCGTCGACGGCGGTGCGACGGCGGGCATCAACCTCTCCGGACTTGGACCGCTCGAAGCCGACTAG
- a CDS encoding MFS transporter, whose translation MSKPDETRSVALLAGLMAYWGFTDGLNAAAAPFLAREFGLDDVSISRAFGWIAIGALGTYALARWADRTGRRRVLLWTVLLMGPLCILTALSPGLGGFIGVQIFTQAFKGLLVILVPVMVTESLSLETRARGHGWVGLAGTLGGGLGLILMAASELLPGTWRWVWGAAAAGVLAVPFLRRLLPESQHFERASEAGQTATAMVRHLMGPRYRRRTVAVLIVSGLFPMVIAATQTWLIYYPVQHLGLEPAIATAVVIFGGGLALAGFPLGGYLSERWGRRPTFLITSLLFFGAVWAFYHVPRDFPVHPGLGLIPGITAMSLCSSAGVVPLRAAVSELFPTALRATISGGAAIATALGAITAYFATSALSAQLGGLPDAVSLLSLGMPTAGILFFLALPETRGRPIEAEDAALSQQTSEH comes from the coding sequence GTGAGCAAACCCGACGAGACGCGTTCCGTCGCTTTGCTCGCTGGCTTGATGGCCTATTGGGGCTTCACGGATGGGCTGAATGCCGCCGCCGCGCCGTTTCTCGCCCGGGAGTTCGGGCTCGACGATGTCAGCATCAGCCGCGCGTTCGGCTGGATCGCGATCGGCGCGCTCGGCACCTACGCGCTGGCACGGTGGGCGGATCGGACGGGGCGACGCCGCGTACTGCTGTGGACGGTGTTGCTGATGGGCCCCCTCTGCATCCTCACGGCGTTGTCGCCCGGGCTCGGTGGCTTCATTGGCGTGCAGATCTTCACGCAAGCGTTCAAGGGGCTGCTGGTCATCCTCGTACCCGTGATGGTCACCGAGAGCCTTTCCCTGGAGACGCGTGCCCGCGGCCACGGTTGGGTAGGCCTCGCCGGCACGCTCGGCGGTGGGCTTGGGCTGATCCTCATGGCAGCTTCCGAACTCCTTCCTGGCACCTGGCGTTGGGTATGGGGCGCGGCGGCGGCAGGCGTTCTTGCCGTTCCGTTCCTGCGCCGGCTCCTGCCGGAGAGCCAGCACTTCGAACGGGCTTCTGAGGCGGGCCAGACGGCAACAGCCATGGTCCGCCACCTGATGGGCCCGCGTTATCGCCGCCGCACAGTCGCCGTTCTCATCGTTTCTGGCCTCTTCCCGATGGTCATCGCAGCCACACAGACATGGCTCATCTACTACCCGGTCCAACATCTCGGCCTCGAGCCCGCGATTGCGACCGCAGTCGTGATCTTCGGCGGGGGATTGGCGCTCGCGGGCTTTCCCCTGGGAGGGTATCTGTCGGAACGCTGGGGCCGCCGGCCGACCTTCCTGATCACGAGCCTGCTCTTCTTCGGTGCGGTTTGGGCCTTCTACCACGTCCCGAGGGATTTCCCCGTGCACCCCGGCCTGGGGTTGATCCCCGGCATCACCGCCATGAGCCTATGCTCATCGGCGGGCGTCGTCCCTCTGCGGGCCGCCGTGAGCGAGCTCTTCCCCACGGCGCTTCGCGCGACGATCAGCGGCGGTGCCGCCATCGCAACCGCCCTCGGCGCCATCACAGCCTACTTCGCAACCTCCGCGCTCAGCGCGCAGCTGGGTGGCCTGCCCGACGCCGTGAGCCTGCTTTCCCTTGGCATGCCGACGGCCGGGATCCTCTTCTTCCTCGCACTTCCGGAAACCCGCGGCCGACCCATCGAGGCCGAGGATGCTGCTCTCAGCCAGCAGACATCAGAGCACTAG